One window of the Trifolium pratense cultivar HEN17-A07 linkage group LG2, ARS_RC_1.1, whole genome shotgun sequence genome contains the following:
- the LOC123904677 gene encoding uncharacterized protein LOC123904677: MENLSDDLLIEIWSRVPSKTAVRGKSISKRFLALISQLQFIQRSILHHHNLLQHMKEDENQQKEWKFNFISKRKLLISFFPNLNLSTPQNQVSFSFLGRKFDPKLDNITLKKSVLYSRIVGFSNGLFLCKKTTRGRVYHVCNILTKDYIKLPLPPPPLTGHNKRDRVSEGFVCEPYYHIEENTNKVTLNNHRFRIVRFPRFEGTINEILWGITKSEFEMVIYSSETGKWNKKTVSCPNGFTQSTILLPAFAHKGILYFIGETSILMYDPFNNDEKCNIITFPSDTSKNAILFNGHIGVCCGTIRIASFCTIRCYVNVWELENSESEYSWCLLHMTKFPPIFVKDCIVDELLITGGRGEIVDMGTQVRAFHPYDSDVVFLQRAHRIFVGNLKMNKIEGVGYGIHGFQSLQMVSLDFPSWPTPIPSIEV, translated from the coding sequence ATGGAAAATTTATCAGATGACTTGTTGATAGAGATATGGAGTCGTGTTCCATCCAAGACAGCAGTGAGAGGCAAATCCATTTCAAAGCGTTTCTTAGCTTTAATCTCACAACTCCAATTTATTCAACGATCCATTCTCCATCACCATAACCTGCTCCAACAcatgaaagaagatgaaaaccAACAGAAAGAATGgaaattcaattttatctcgAAGCGTAAACTTCTCATTTCTTTCTTCCCTAATCTCAATCTTTCTACTCCTCAAAACCAAGTTTCCTTCAGTTTTCTCGGCCGAAAATTTGATCCTAAACTCGACAACATAACACTAAAGAAATCTGTCTTATATTCAAGAATCGTTGGATTTTCCAACGGCTTGTTTCTCTGCAAGAAAACTACACGTGGTAGAGTCTACCATGTTTGCAACATCCTCACAAAAGATTATATCAAACTTCCACTCCCTCCACCACCGTTAACTGGTCACAATAAACGCGACCGTGTATCCGAAGGCTTTGTCTGTGAACCTTATTATCACATTGAAGAAAACACAAATAAGGTCACTTTAAACAATCACAGGTTCAGGATAGTCCGGTTTCCTCGCTTTGAAGGAACAATTAATGAGATTCTTTGGGGTATAACAAAGTCAGAATTTGAAATGGTGATTTACTCATCAGAAACAGGAAAATGGAACAAAAAAACCGTGTCCTGCCCGAACGGTTTTACACAATCCACCATTTTGCTACCGGCATTTGCACATAAAGGAATATTGTATTTCATCGGAGAAACTAGTATTCTTATGTATGACCCTTTCAACAATGATGAAAAATGTAACATCATTACTTTTCCTAGTGACACATCTAAAAATGCCATTTTATTTAATGGCCACATTGGTGTATGTTGTGGAACAATTCGAATAGCGAGTTTTTGTACTATTCGATGCTACGTAAATGTGTGGGAATTGGAAAATTCGGAATCGGAATATAGTTGGTGTTTATTGCACATGACAAAATTCCCTCCCATATTTGTGAAAGATTGTATTGTGGATGAGTTATTGATAACAGGAGGAAGAGGTGAAATTGTTGATATGGGGACTCAAGTTAGAGCTTTTCATCCTTATGATAGTGATGTTGTGTTCTTACAACGTGCGCATAgaatttttgttggaaatttgaAGATGAATAAGATTGAAGGTGTTGGTTATGGGATTCATGGGTTTCAATCTTTGCAAATGGTTTCACTTGATTTTCCATCGTGGCCAACACCAATTCCATCAATAGAAGTATAG
- the LOC123907187 gene encoding glutathione S-transferase U25-like has translation MEDEVVLLGFHLSMFEIRVRIALAEKGVKYEYKEEDLVNTKSPLLLQMNPVHKKIPVLIHNGKPICESLIIVEYIDEVWKDQAPLLPTDPYQRAQARFWADFFDNKVHEVAKKIWTGKVDEHEKEKKELVENLKTLEEVLGDKPYFGGDTFGFLDIAFIPFYKWFSTYEAVGKMNLDCPKLIAWGKRCLERQSVSKFVSDEKDVYEFVMMYRKKIGVD, from the exons ATGGAGGATGAGGTAGTATTGTTGGGTTTTCATCTGAGTATGTTTGAGATAAGAGTTAGGATTGCATTGGCAGAGAAAGGTGTCAAGTATGAGTACAAGGAAGAGGATCTTGTCAACACCAAGAGTCCACTGCTTCTGCAAATGAATCCAGTTCACAAGAAAATCCCAGTCCTGATTCATAATGGGAAGCCCATTTGTGAATCCCTCATTATTGTTGAGTACATTGATGAGGTCTGGAAGGATCAAGCTCCATTGTTGCCCACTGATCCTTATCAGAGAGCTCAAGCCAGATTCTGGGCTGATTTTTTTGATAACAAA GTACATGAAGTTGCAAAGAAGATATGGACTGGAAAGGTGGATGAacatgagaaagaaaagaaagagttAGTAGAGAATTTGAAGACATTGGAGGAGGTTCTTGGGGACAAGCCATATTTTGGGGGTGACACATTTGGGTTTCTTGACATTGCTTTCATTCCTTTTTATAAGTGGTTTTCTACTTATGAGGCAGTTGGCAAAATGAACTTAGACTGCCCAAAACTCATTGCATGGGGAAAGAGATGTTTGGAGAGACAAAGTGTGTCCAAATTCGTCTCTGACGAAAAGGATGTCTATGAGTTTGTTATGATGTACAGGAAGAAAATTGGAGTAGACTAA
- the LOC123907186 gene encoding probable WRKY transcription factor 47, with product MEGKVALQKFLQVQERLYDENTHASIKNTVGIGCSGLSLSLNNNLEEITPQNQDHLIPELKLGWLESKVEEVKKENQILRCMLNQVSQHYALLQTQFLIAMQQQQQLSTSPNEINKEEAKILKEEDGAIASELASCRKKARVSIRARSDFSLMSDGCRWRKYGQKISKVNPHCPRAYYRCNMGLGTTTPCPVRKQVQRCCVDETVFITTYEGNHNHSLPQAAKLMANTTSAALSMFLSGSTSTTMSNSGLFSSSASTSLTTLYSSASSCPTITLDLTQPSTNFFKFQTPISSNYLNYQTLHGYTQQSNEGLSLSSKISTMIPSEKNLSLIDGVVAAIVKDPSIKAALDAAVSSLPGVVLQQ from the exons ATGGAAGGCAAAGTTGCACTTCAAAAATTCCTACAAGTTCAGGAAAGGCTATATGATGAAAATACACATGCTTCCATTAAAAATACT GTAGGAATTGGATGTAGTGGTCTGAGTTTGAGTCTGAATAATAACTTAGAAGAGATCACTCCTCAGAATCAAGACCACCTTATCCCCGAACTCAAA TTGGGGTGGCTGGAAAGTAAGGTAGAGGAGGTGAAGAAGgaaaatcaaattttaagatGTATGTTAAATCAAGTAAGTCAACACTATGCACTTCTTCAAACTCAATTCTTAATAGCcatgcagcagcaacaacaactgTCTACATCACCTAATGAAATCAATAAAGAAGAagcaaaaatattaaaagaggAGGATGGAGCAATAGCATCTGAATTAGCTTCTTGTAGAAAAAAAGCTAGAGTTTCCATTAGGGCACGTTCAGATTTCTCATTG ATGAGTGATGGGTGTAGATGGAGAAAGTATGGACAAAAGATATCAAAGGTTAATCCCCACTGTCCACGGGCCTATTACCGTTGCAATATGGGATTGGGAACAACAACACCATGTCCCGTCCGTAAGCAG GTTCAAAGGTGTTGTGTAGATGAGACTGTATTCATCACAACCTATGAGGGGAATCACAATCATTCACTTCCACAAGCAGCAAAGTTAATGGCAAATACAACATCAGCAGCATTGAGCATGTTTCTTTCAGGTTCAACTTCAACCACTATGTCAAATTCAGGACTCTTCTCTTCCTCTGCCTCCACTAGCTTGACTACTTTATATTCATCTGCATCATCATGTCCTACTATAACATTGGACTTAACTCAACCCTCTACTAACTTCTTCAAATTCCAAACACCTATTTCTTCAAACTACCTCAATTACCAAACCTTGCATGGTTACACTCAACAATCTAATGAGGGATTGAGTTTGTCTTCTAAGATTTCAACCATGATACCCTCAGAGAAAAACCTTAGCTTGATTGATGGTGTGGTTGCAGCTATAGTCAAGGATCCTTCTATTAAGGCAGCATTAGATGCAGCTGTTTCTTCACTCCCTGGAGTTGTATTGCAACAGTGA
- the LOC123907185 gene encoding guanosine deaminase, whose amino-acid sequence MEEVNVLETKDGTVSVAAAFAGHQEAVQDRDHKFLRRAVEEAYKGVDCGDGGPFGAVIVHNDEVVASCHNMVLNYTDPTAHAEVTAIREACKKLKQIELSDCEIYASCEPCPMCFGAIHLSRIKRLVYGAKAEAAIAIGFDDFIADALRGTGFYQKASLEIKRADGNEAIIAEEVFEKTKAKFQMY is encoded by the exons TTCTAGAAACTAAGGATGGAACCGTTTCAGTAGCTGCTGCATTTGCTGGTCACCAGGAAG CTGTGCAAGATAGAGACCACAAATTTTTAAGAAGAGCAGTCGAAGAAGCATATAAAGGAGTAGATTGTGGAGACGGAGGCCCTTTTGGTGCTGTTATTGTTCACAATGATGAAGTAGTTGCTAGTTGTCACAACATGGTTCTGAACTACACTGATCCAACTGCTCATGCAGAGGTCACAGCAATAAGAGAG GCGTGTAAGAAGCTGAAGCAGATTGAACTTTCAGATTGTGAAATATATGCTTCTTGTGAACCTTGCCCTATGTGCTTTGGGGCAATCCACCTTTCCCGAATTAAG agATTGGTCTATGGAGCTAAGGCAGAGGCAGCAATTGCTATTGGGTTTGATGATTTTATTGCAGATGCATTGAGAGGTACTGGATTCTATCAGAAAGCATCGTTGGAAATTAAAAGAGCTGACGGTAATGAGGCCATCATTGCTGAAGAGGTTTTTGAGAAAACAAAGGCAAAATTCCAAATgtattaa